The following coding sequences lie in one Deltaproteobacteria bacterium IMCC39524 genomic window:
- a CDS encoding trimeric intracellular cation channel family protein, which translates to MNIIYILDLIGTAAFAASGAWVGVRKHMDLFGVLVLGVVTAVGGGTLRDLLLGDIPPFSLKNESYIYIAIVVSLIVFANRVQFKTFEKPLLYFDAIGLGTFVVIGTTKALDFHLGLLGAILMGVMTGTAGGVIRDLFANQVPLIFRREIYASACVAGGLLLVTLETVGTARPVAALLSAGTVISVRLLAIQYNWALPKS; encoded by the coding sequence ATGAACATCATTTACATCCTTGACCTGATCGGCACTGCTGCTTTTGCTGCGTCCGGGGCATGGGTCGGAGTGCGCAAACATATGGACCTGTTTGGTGTACTGGTCCTTGGAGTGGTCACCGCTGTCGGTGGCGGGACTCTGCGTGACCTGCTACTTGGAGACATTCCACCCTTCTCCCTGAAAAATGAAAGCTATATCTACATCGCCATTGTCGTCTCACTGATCGTTTTTGCCAACCGCGTACAGTTCAAGACTTTTGAGAAACCGCTTTTATATTTTGATGCCATCGGCCTGGGAACCTTTGTTGTGATCGGCACAACCAAGGCCCTTGACTTTCATCTGGGCCTGCTCGGAGCCATTCTGATGGGGGTGATGACAGGAACAGCAGGGGGCGTCATTCGTGATCTTTTTGCCAACCAAGTGCCATTGATTTTCCGCCGTGAGATTTACGCTTCAGCCTGCGTTGCCGGTGGACTGCTTCTTGTTACCCTGGAAACTGTCGGCACGGCTCGCCCGGTCGCAGCACTCCTATCTGCAGGCACAGTCATTTCGGTCCGTTTGCTGGCAATCCAATACAATTGGGCACTCCCAAAATCATAA
- a CDS encoding YSC84-related protein — MKTTLKILMIGLLIALSCASVYAGEYEDTKKMFVDAGIANMFDSAHGYALFPTIGKAGFLVGGAYGKGRVYQQGKHIGNTTMTQATVGFQLGGAGFSQVVFFQDKRALEEFTKGNFEFGAEAQATAITAAAGASANTSGSSATASGGKNNASTTGAGYNKGMATYTITKGGLMYEATVGGQKFSYTGL; from the coding sequence ATGAAGACAACACTAAAGATTCTGATGATCGGGCTGCTCATTGCTTTGTCCTGTGCAAGTGTCTATGCCGGTGAGTATGAGGACACCAAGAAAATGTTCGTTGATGCCGGCATTGCAAATATGTTTGACAGCGCCCACGGCTATGCACTGTTTCCGACTATTGGCAAAGCTGGTTTTTTAGTCGGGGGTGCTTACGGGAAAGGGCGTGTTTATCAACAAGGCAAACACATTGGCAATACGACAATGACCCAGGCGACCGTTGGCTTTCAACTCGGAGGAGCGGGTTTCAGCCAGGTTGTTTTCTTCCAGGATAAACGTGCTCTTGAAGAGTTTACAAAGGGTAATTTCGAATTCGGTGCAGAGGCACAAGCCACCGCAATAACCGCTGCCGCTGGGGCCTCCGCCAATACTTCGGGGAGTTCCGCGACCGCCAGCGGAGGCAAAAATAATGCTTCCACGACCGGCGCCGGCTACAACAAAGGCATGGCGACATACACCATTACGAAAGGTGGCCTTATGTATGAAGCCACGGTTGGCGGGCAGAAGTTCAGCTACACCGGCCTTTAA
- a CDS encoding 4Fe-4S binding protein gives MNKIISWKKASHWRLTIQWLFLGWCLFLGIQFGLFVRHFETAGQAGYYSRPPGVEGFLPIGALVSLKTWLFTGHFDTIHPAALVLFLTFLAMAFLTKKSFCSFICPVGTLSEASWKVGVKLFGRNLRIWRGLDLFLQFAKYALLFFFVKLILFGMPVVAMKEFLKAPYWAIADVKMLHFFTGMSMTSMVVITLLSLLSVFYKNFWCRYLCPYGALLGLLSMLSPFKVSRYPDKCIDCGACSRACPAQIDVQHKVQIHSPECTGCLTCVSHCPEKGALSMAFWKRPVPGVAFVVIVMGLFGGGVLTGMLTDHWQTSLSYDDYLQLIPLASRLGH, from the coding sequence ATGAATAAAATAATCAGTTGGAAAAAAGCTAGTCACTGGCGGTTGACGATCCAGTGGCTTTTCCTCGGCTGGTGCCTCTTCCTGGGCATCCAGTTCGGCCTCTTCGTGCGGCACTTCGAAACGGCAGGGCAGGCGGGTTATTATTCTCGCCCCCCGGGAGTTGAGGGTTTTCTGCCGATCGGAGCACTGGTGAGCTTGAAAACCTGGTTGTTCACAGGTCACTTTGACACCATTCATCCTGCGGCACTGGTGCTCTTTTTGACCTTTCTGGCCATGGCGTTTTTGACCAAGAAATCCTTCTGCTCTTTCATTTGCCCGGTCGGCACTCTTTCTGAGGCGAGCTGGAAAGTTGGCGTTAAGCTGTTTGGCCGAAATCTTCGTATCTGGCGTGGTCTCGATCTTTTTCTGCAGTTTGCCAAGTACGCGTTGCTCTTCTTCTTTGTAAAATTGATTCTCTTCGGCATGCCGGTTGTCGCAATGAAAGAATTTCTCAAAGCGCCTTACTGGGCGATTGCCGATGTAAAGATGCTTCATTTCTTTACTGGAATGTCGATGACCAGCATGGTGGTGATCACCCTGCTTTCGCTGTTGTCTGTTTTTTACAAAAACTTCTGGTGCCGTTACCTCTGCCCTTACGGCGCGCTGCTTGGCTTGCTGAGTATGCTCAGCCCCTTCAAGGTCTCCCGCTACCCGGATAAGTGTATCGATTGTGGTGCATGCAGTCGTGCCTGTCCGGCCCAGATCGACGTGCAGCACAAGGTGCAGATTCACTCACCAGAATGTACAGGTTGCCTGACTTGTGTCAGTCATTGTCCTGAAAAGGGCGCACTGTCGATGGCGTTCTGGAAGCGACCTGTTCCGGGGGTCGCGTTCGTTGTTATCGTGATGGGGCTTTTTGGTGGTGGAGTATTAACCGGCATGCTGACTGATCATTGGCAGACGAGCTTGAGCTACGACGATTATCTTCAGCTGATTCCGTTGGCTTCTCGATTGGGACATTAG
- the lpdA gene encoding dihydrolipoyl dehydrogenase codes for MSNTEKIPTSAQLVVIGAGPGGYAAAFKAVELGLNVTLIDPEANPGGVCLHRGCIPSKALLHVAKLVAEAEEATEIGVTFKKPQIDLDRVRSWKDEVIGKLTGGLGGKVVKQKITYVRGMAKFKDAHTLTVTATAGTTGEMSFEKAILATGSRPIMLPGVAAGSSKIIDSTGALEIPNIPSSLLVVGGGYIGLELGSAYVALGSKVSVVEMTAGLLPGCDRDLVSVLKRRIDKKFSEIKLNTRVTDLKEQKNGVMVTVEDKQGQATKSLFSKVLIAIGRKPNSENLGLQNTSIKVNEKGFIQVDAQMRTDEEHIFAIGDIAGEPMLAHKAYAEANVAAEVIAGRKAVFDPRAIPAVVFTDPEIAWCGLTETEAREQKIKIKTAKMPWRSNGRTLTLGRDDGMTKLIIDPDTDRLLGVAIAGPGAGELIAEGVLALEMAAVSEDLRKSIHPHPTLSETIYETAEMLFKG; via the coding sequence GTGAGTAACACAGAAAAGATCCCCACCAGTGCGCAACTGGTTGTTATAGGAGCAGGACCGGGTGGATATGCAGCCGCCTTCAAGGCTGTTGAACTGGGCTTGAATGTCACCCTGATTGACCCGGAGGCGAACCCGGGAGGCGTCTGCCTGCATCGTGGCTGCATTCCGTCGAAGGCTTTGCTCCACGTTGCCAAACTGGTTGCAGAAGCTGAAGAAGCTACAGAAATTGGCGTCACCTTCAAAAAGCCTCAAATAGATCTTGACCGGGTGCGTAGCTGGAAAGACGAAGTCATCGGCAAGTTGACCGGAGGTCTCGGCGGAAAAGTCGTAAAACAGAAGATCACCTATGTTCGCGGTATGGCGAAGTTTAAGGACGCGCACACTTTAACTGTGACAGCCACTGCCGGAACCACGGGTGAGATGTCGTTCGAAAAAGCTATCCTCGCCACCGGTTCAAGACCAATCATGCTGCCGGGCGTGGCGGCTGGCAGTAGCAAAATTATCGATTCAACCGGCGCCCTTGAAATCCCGAATATTCCCTCTTCGCTGCTGGTTGTCGGCGGTGGCTATATCGGGCTGGAGCTCGGTTCTGCCTACGTTGCTCTCGGCAGTAAAGTCTCGGTTGTGGAAATGACCGCTGGTCTGCTGCCGGGCTGTGATCGTGATCTGGTTTCAGTGCTGAAAAGACGGATTGACAAAAAATTTTCCGAGATCAAGTTGAATACCCGTGTCACCGATTTGAAAGAACAGAAGAATGGCGTGATGGTCACTGTTGAGGATAAGCAGGGACAAGCGACCAAGAGCCTTTTCAGTAAAGTTTTGATTGCCATTGGCCGTAAACCTAACAGTGAGAACCTGGGGCTTCAAAATACATCCATAAAAGTCAACGAGAAGGGCTTCATTCAGGTGGATGCCCAGATGCGGACAGACGAAGAGCACATCTTTGCGATTGGTGATATTGCCGGTGAACCGATGCTGGCACATAAGGCTTATGCTGAAGCAAATGTTGCTGCTGAGGTGATTGCGGGCAGAAAAGCTGTGTTTGACCCACGCGCGATTCCGGCTGTGGTTTTTACCGATCCAGAGATTGCCTGGTGCGGCTTGACCGAAACTGAAGCACGTGAACAAAAAATCAAGATCAAAACGGCTAAAATGCCCTGGCGCAGCAATGGGCGTACGCTTACTCTCGGTCGCGATGATGGCATGACCAAGCTGATCATTGATCCGGACACCGATCGCTTGCTCGGCGTGGCTATTGCCGGCCCCGGCGCGGGGGAGTTGATCGCTGAAGGGGTGCTGGCGTTGGAGATGGCTGCGGTCAGTGAAGATCTTCGCAAGTCGATTCATCCGCATCCGACTCTCTCCGAGACGATCTACGAAACGGCTGAGATGCTCTTTAAAGGTTGA
- a CDS encoding 2-oxo acid dehydrogenase subunit E2 yields MKHEIRVPAVSEGVTEGTVVNITVAVGDSVEVEQTLLELETDKAVVEVPSSHAGKITEVLVAEGDRVAIGAVIMVLESSGGDEEVEAPEIDSEESPAPVVEAEPVSTVVTEQAEPAEIQASSTPPRDELQVDLSTVRRNDLVAPAAPSVRRLARELGVDIYQVQGTGPGGRISEDDVRNFVRETMQRITGGGSVPSVVGEFPGLHAQRPLPDFSRWGAIRREPLSRVRELTADSMGYAWSTIPMVTQYDNAQITEIEAFRQKTNQRANAENRLTMTAIMVKVCAAALKAFPGVNSSLDLANKELVLKDYVHIGVAVDTPGGLLVPVIRDADQKGIERLATELNGLAEKTRERKISPADMEGGTFTISNLGGVGGTSFTPIVYAPQVAILGISTAAMQPVWDGNQFVPQRIMPLSLTYDHRVVDGADGARFLRWICEALENPLNLVMKG; encoded by the coding sequence ATGAAACACGAGATTAGAGTTCCTGCCGTTTCAGAAGGTGTCACTGAAGGAACCGTTGTTAATATCACAGTTGCTGTCGGCGATAGCGTTGAAGTAGAGCAGACTCTGCTGGAGTTGGAGACTGACAAGGCGGTTGTCGAGGTCCCCTCGAGCCACGCAGGTAAAATTACCGAAGTTCTGGTGGCCGAAGGTGACCGTGTGGCGATTGGTGCGGTCATTATGGTTCTGGAGTCGTCCGGGGGGGACGAAGAGGTCGAAGCCCCCGAGATAGACAGTGAAGAGAGCCCCGCACCTGTCGTTGAAGCAGAACCGGTCTCTACGGTTGTCACTGAACAGGCAGAACCCGCTGAAATCCAGGCTTCTTCTACACCGCCGCGTGATGAGCTTCAGGTTGATCTGAGCACTGTACGACGCAACGATCTTGTTGCTCCCGCGGCTCCTTCCGTGCGGCGATTGGCGCGTGAGCTTGGCGTCGATATTTACCAGGTGCAAGGCACGGGCCCCGGCGGACGTATCAGTGAAGATGATGTGCGCAATTTCGTTCGCGAAACCATGCAGCGCATAACCGGGGGAGGCTCAGTTCCGTCGGTGGTTGGAGAGTTCCCAGGGCTGCATGCCCAGCGGCCATTGCCCGATTTCAGCCGTTGGGGGGCGATCCGTCGTGAGCCACTGTCTCGGGTTCGTGAATTGACTGCCGACTCCATGGGCTATGCCTGGTCGACGATCCCCATGGTCACTCAGTATGACAATGCTCAGATAACAGAGATCGAGGCGTTTCGCCAGAAGACCAACCAGCGCGCCAATGCTGAAAATCGTTTGACCATGACAGCCATCATGGTCAAGGTCTGTGCTGCAGCGCTTAAGGCGTTTCCGGGTGTCAATAGCAGCCTGGACCTGGCAAATAAAGAGCTTGTGTTGAAAGATTATGTGCATATAGGCGTTGCTGTTGATACTCCCGGTGGCTTGCTGGTGCCTGTGATTCGTGATGCCGATCAGAAAGGCATCGAACGACTCGCCACGGAATTGAACGGACTTGCCGAGAAGACCCGTGAGCGCAAGATCAGTCCCGCCGATATGGAAGGTGGAACTTTTACAATCAGCAACCTCGGCGGGGTTGGGGGGACTTCTTTTACGCCGATCGTTTATGCCCCGCAGGTGGCGATCCTGGGGATCTCGACCGCTGCAATGCAGCCGGTGTGGGATGGCAACCAGTTTGTCCCGCAACGGATCATGCCGCTTTCTTTGACCTATGACCACCGCGTTGTTGACGGTGCCGATGGTGCCCGTTTCCTGCGCTGGATTTGCGAGGCACTTGAAAACCCTCTGAACCTGGTCATGAAAGGATGA
- the aceE gene encoding pyruvate dehydrogenase (acetyl-transferring), homodimeric type, which yields MTSNDHKITDSLLDIENAEWRDSLDYVLQTQGEERVQELLRLLQVRAQEQGISVPFTANTPYINTIPRNQQPVFPGNREIERRIKSIIRWNAMAMVVRANRESSGIGGHISTYASVATLWEVGFNHFWRGRTDEFLGDMVYFQGHAAPGAYARAFLEGRLSSEDLSRFRNELAPEGGLSSYPHPFLMPDFWEFPTVSMGLTAISAIYQARFNHYLVDRGLRKSSGRKVWAMLGDGEMDEPESLGAITLASREKLNNLIFVVNCNLQRLDGPVRGNGKIIQELEAAFRGAGWNVIKVIWGDDWDHLLEKDDTGLLVKRMDEVLDGEMQHFTLKKGDYVREKFFGKYPELLKLVENYSDEQLGRLTRGGHDPDKVYAAYQNAISQDEKPTVILAHTIKGYGLGEAGEGKNITHSQKKLNEDELKEFRTRFNIPVSDSEIAEAPFYKPAEDSPEMVYLKERRAALGGSLPKRFSGQAPIACQTDGLIREYLDGSGDRELATTMAYVHLLAKLLRDPELGKLIVPIVPDEARTFGMEALFRQAGIYSHAGQLYEPVDKGSLLHYNEKKTGAILEEGLSEAGSMASFIAAGTSHSSNGVQTIPFYTFYSMFGFQRVGDQIWQACDSRARGFLIGATSGRTTLAGEGLQHQDGHSHVLAMTPTKIKAYDPAFAYELAVIIHDGLTRMYCHQEDLIYYLTVMNETYLMPPMPKGKGVREGIIKGMYKFKASNLKKSKSKAHLLGSGAILNETIKAQKILEEEYAVAADVWSVTSYKELYQDSVECERWNLLNPKKKAKVPYVGTLLAKEKGVFVAASDYMKLLPAAVSAWFPAPLYCLGTDGFGRSDSRERLRDFFEVDARYIVVATLKQLADAGEVSNDEVAKAIADLKIDPEKLNPHVD from the coding sequence ATGACTTCAAATGATCATAAAATTACTGATTCTTTACTCGATATTGAGAATGCCGAGTGGCGTGATTCACTCGACTATGTTTTACAGACGCAAGGCGAGGAGCGGGTCCAGGAGTTGCTACGCCTGCTGCAGGTGCGGGCTCAGGAGCAGGGGATCAGCGTTCCTTTTACCGCCAACACCCCTTACATCAACACCATCCCCAGGAATCAGCAGCCGGTTTTCCCGGGCAACCGTGAGATCGAGCGACGTATCAAGTCAATCATCCGCTGGAACGCCATGGCCATGGTGGTTCGTGCCAATCGCGAGAGCAGCGGTATCGGTGGCCATATCTCCACATATGCCTCGGTTGCAACCCTCTGGGAAGTTGGTTTCAACCATTTCTGGAGAGGGCGCACAGACGAGTTTCTCGGTGACATGGTTTATTTCCAGGGGCACGCCGCACCTGGGGCCTATGCACGGGCCTTTCTCGAAGGGCGCCTCAGCAGTGAAGATTTGAGTCGTTTTCGGAATGAGCTGGCTCCCGAAGGCGGTCTTTCGTCTTATCCTCACCCCTTCCTTATGCCCGACTTCTGGGAATTTCCGACGGTCTCCATGGGCCTGACCGCAATCTCTGCGATCTACCAGGCCCGTTTCAATCATTACCTGGTTGATCGGGGTTTGCGCAAATCAAGCGGTCGCAAAGTCTGGGCAATGCTCGGTGACGGTGAGATGGATGAACCCGAATCGCTTGGCGCCATCACCCTGGCGTCACGGGAGAAGCTCAACAACCTGATCTTTGTCGTCAACTGCAACTTGCAGCGCCTGGACGGCCCTGTACGAGGCAATGGCAAGATTATCCAGGAGCTGGAAGCAGCTTTCCGTGGTGCCGGCTGGAATGTCATCAAAGTGATCTGGGGCGACGACTGGGATCATCTGCTTGAAAAGGATGATACGGGCCTGCTGGTCAAGCGCATGGACGAGGTCCTTGATGGTGAGATGCAGCACTTCACTCTGAAAAAAGGTGATTATGTCCGTGAAAAATTTTTCGGCAAATATCCAGAATTACTCAAATTAGTAGAAAACTATAGTGACGAGCAACTGGGACGCCTGACCCGTGGTGGCCACGACCCTGACAAGGTCTACGCTGCTTACCAGAATGCAATCTCTCAGGATGAAAAGCCAACCGTAATCCTGGCGCATACCATCAAGGGTTATGGTCTCGGAGAAGCTGGTGAAGGAAAAAACATCACTCACTCGCAGAAAAAACTCAACGAGGACGAGTTGAAAGAGTTCCGCACCCGCTTCAATATCCCGGTCAGTGATAGCGAGATTGCCGAAGCTCCTTTCTACAAGCCGGCTGAAGACAGCCCGGAAATGGTGTATCTCAAGGAGCGGCGTGCAGCTCTCGGCGGTTCATTGCCGAAAAGATTCTCCGGCCAGGCGCCGATCGCCTGCCAGACCGATGGTCTGATCCGCGAGTACCTTGATGGCTCAGGTGATCGTGAACTGGCAACGACCATGGCTTACGTGCACCTGCTGGCCAAGCTGTTGCGTGATCCGGAGCTCGGTAAGTTGATCGTGCCGATTGTTCCTGATGAAGCGCGGACCTTCGGCATGGAAGCACTCTTCAGACAGGCAGGTATCTACAGCCACGCAGGGCAACTCTATGAACCGGTCGATAAAGGGAGTCTGCTACATTACAACGAGAAGAAAACCGGTGCTATCCTTGAAGAAGGCTTGAGCGAGGCTGGCTCCATGGCCAGCTTTATCGCCGCGGGAACCTCCCATTCCAGCAACGGTGTACAGACTATTCCTTTTTACACTTTTTATTCAATGTTCGGTTTCCAGCGGGTTGGTGACCAGATCTGGCAGGCTTGCGACAGCCGCGCCAGGGGCTTCCTGATCGGTGCGACCTCGGGTCGAACCACCCTCGCCGGAGAAGGTCTGCAGCATCAGGATGGCCACAGTCATGTATTGGCGATGACGCCCACCAAGATCAAGGCCTATGACCCGGCCTTTGCTTATGAATTGGCCGTGATCATTCATGATGGATTGACCCGTATGTATTGTCATCAGGAGGACCTGATCTATTACCTTACGGTGATGAATGAAACCTACCTGATGCCGCCGATGCCGAAGGGTAAGGGTGTGCGCGAAGGTATCATCAAGGGCATGTACAAGTTCAAAGCCTCGAACTTGAAAAAGAGCAAAAGCAAGGCACATTTGCTCGGCAGCGGTGCCATTCTCAACGAAACGATCAAGGCACAGAAAATCCTGGAAGAGGAGTATGCGGTTGCTGCTGATGTCTGGAGTGTGACCAGCTATAAGGAGCTTTACCAGGATAGCGTTGAGTGCGAGCGTTGGAACCTGCTGAACCCGAAAAAGAAAGCCAAGGTCCCCTATGTCGGCACTCTTCTCGCCAAGGAGAAGGGTGTCTTTGTTGCGGCCTCGGATTATATGAAGCTTCTTCCGGCGGCTGTATCAGCCTGGTTCCCTGCACCTTTGTATTGCCTGGGAACAGATGGCTTTGGTCGCAGCGACAGCCGTGAGAGGCTGCGTGACTTCTTTGAAGTCGATGCTCGTTATATTGTGGTAGCGACATTGAAACAGCTGGCTGATGCCGGCGAGGTTAGCAATGACGAGGTGGCTAAAGCCATCGCTGATTTGAAGATTGATCCAGAGAAGTTAAACCCCCATGTCGATTAA
- a CDS encoding DnaJ domain-containing protein, whose translation MGANEFVDYYELLQLSSNADAETIERVFRHLAQKFHPDHNNLTNKDRFIQIIEAHQILIDPETRAGYDVKYRDYWNRKWRLASVASDMSELGDDRVARERILSLLYVQRRRSMKSPGLGEVEISRLLNTPLELTEFHLWYIRTKGWVERLDTGHLSITAKGVDQVEQSRSLSPEKLIEAHDLPDDTAQGRKASEEGLRAANE comes from the coding sequence ATGGGCGCAAATGAGTTTGTTGATTACTACGAGTTGCTGCAATTGAGTTCCAATGCTGATGCCGAAACCATTGAACGCGTATTTCGGCATCTGGCCCAGAAATTCCACCCTGATCACAACAACTTAACGAACAAAGACCGATTCATTCAGATCATTGAAGCCCACCAGATACTTATAGATCCTGAAACCCGCGCCGGATATGACGTAAAGTATAGAGATTACTGGAACCGCAAATGGCGGCTTGCGTCGGTGGCCAGCGATATGTCCGAGCTCGGCGACGACAGGGTCGCTCGTGAGCGTATCCTTTCCTTGTTGTATGTTCAACGAAGGCGCAGCATGAAAAGCCCTGGGTTGGGGGAAGTTGAAATTTCACGACTTCTTAACACGCCTCTCGAATTGACTGAGTTCCATCTGTGGTACATCAGGACAAAGGGGTGGGTCGAACGTCTCGATACAGGTCATTTGTCAATCACCGCAAAAGGTGTTGATCAGGTTGAGCAGAGTCGCTCCCTAAGCCCGGAGAAGTTGATTGAAGCTCATGACCTTCCAGACGACACTGCGCAAGGCCGGAAGGCAAGTGAGGAAGGTTTGCGGGCAGCAAATGAGTAA